In Collimonas arenae, a single genomic region encodes these proteins:
- the greA gene encoding transcription elongation factor GreA, which yields MSSVPLTKHGAQLLKDELHLLKTKERQAVIMAIAEARAHGDLSENADYDAAKERQGFVEGRIADLEGKLGAALVVDPATLDADGRVVFASTVDLEDLESGDKVTYQIVGTDEADIKLSKVSVTSPIARALIGKTAGDVVGVQAPSGIREYEILEVRYV from the coding sequence ATGAGCTCAGTACCTCTTACCAAACATGGCGCACAGTTGTTGAAAGATGAATTGCATCTTTTGAAAACCAAAGAGCGTCAAGCCGTCATCATGGCCATCGCAGAAGCGCGCGCACATGGCGATCTTTCGGAAAATGCGGACTATGATGCAGCCAAAGAGCGACAGGGTTTTGTCGAGGGCCGCATTGCCGATCTGGAAGGCAAACTGGGCGCCGCGCTGGTGGTTGATCCGGCAACGCTGGATGCGGACGGACGCGTGGTGTTTGCCTCCACGGTTGATCTTGAAGACCTGGAATCGGGCGATAAAGTGACTTATCAGATCGTCGGCACCGACGAAGCTGACATCAAGCTGTCGAAAGTTTCTGTGACGTCGCCGATTGCCCGTGCGCTGATCGGCAAGACCGCTGGCGACGTGGTTGGCGTGCAAGCGCCCTCAGGCATTCGCGAATACGAAATCCTGGAAGTACGCTACGTATAA
- a CDS encoding DUF4149 domain-containing protein — protein MFVVRFRLLIATLWVGSLWTVGYLVAPTLFATLPDRMLAGTIAGSLFRIEAWLAIVCGILLVMLFSYRTHDDSAPLRKTVLRLTLLMLACTVVGYFCIQPFMASLREAAALTGGVMADGAKTQFGILHGIASGIYLIQSLLGVGLILKLRSLR, from the coding sequence ATGTTCGTAGTGCGATTCAGATTGTTAATCGCTACCTTGTGGGTTGGTAGTCTGTGGACGGTAGGTTATCTGGTCGCGCCGACCTTGTTCGCCACTTTGCCTGACCGCATGCTGGCGGGCACCATCGCTGGTAGTCTGTTTCGTATCGAGGCCTGGCTTGCGATAGTCTGCGGCATCCTCTTGGTCATGTTGTTCAGTTATCGCACGCACGACGACTCTGCGCCGTTGCGCAAAACCGTGCTGCGCCTGACCCTGCTGATGCTGGCTTGTACTGTGGTGGGATATTTCTGCATCCAGCCATTCATGGCCAGCTTGCGCGAAGCTGCGGCATTGACCGGCGGCGTCATGGCTGACGGCGCCAAGACGCAATTCGGCATCCTGCATGGCATTGCCAGCGGGATTTACCTGATCCAGAGTTTGCTGGGCGTCGGGCTGATTTTGAAGTTGCGCAGCTTGCGCTAG
- a CDS encoding YhbY family RNA-binding protein — protein MLKLTSAERSELRSQAHGLDPVVLISEAGLKPTLLKEIDSSLNAHGLIKVRVFGDDREARIAIYETICEKLGAAPVQHIGKLLVLYRPQKDAAKERSETRGRGMREVTIVKPSPSGTKRPSVTKVMVKGNERVTQGGNIKRAKPRQKSSKKSALGS, from the coding sequence ATGTTGAAACTTACATCTGCCGAGCGTAGCGAGCTCCGTTCCCAGGCTCATGGCCTGGACCCTGTGGTCTTGATCAGCGAAGCGGGCTTGAAGCCCACCCTGCTGAAAGAGATCGATTCCAGCCTGAACGCCCACGGCCTGATTAAAGTGCGTGTATTCGGTGATGATCGCGAGGCACGGATTGCCATCTACGAAACTATTTGCGAGAAACTCGGCGCCGCGCCGGTACAACACATCGGCAAGCTGCTGGTCTTGTACCGCCCGCAAAAAGATGCCGCCAAAGAACGCAGCGAAACGCGCGGCCGCGGCATGCGCGAAGTCACTATCGTCAAGCCGAGCCCAAGCGGCACCAAGCGCCCATCGGTGACCAAGGTCATGGTAAAAGGCAATGAGCGCGTGACTCAGGGCGGCAACATCAAACGCGCCAAACCGCGTCAGAAGAGCAGCAAGAAATCAGCATTGGGGAGTTAA
- a CDS encoding RlmE family RNA methyltransferase: MAKKKLNKNWLHDHINDPYVKLAQKEGYRARAAYKLKEIDEMDKLIKPGQIIVDLGSTPGSWSQYARNKLAGQDGGGIHGMIIGLDILPMEPIADVYFIQGDFREADSLRQLERLLEGRKVDLVLSDMAPNLSGIAISDAARVEEIIDLAIEFAQLHMKPSGALLAKCFNGTGYNEVLMKFRQEFKTVASRKPKASRDKSSEIFLLGKILKNPR, from the coding sequence ATGGCAAAGAAGAAATTAAACAAAAACTGGCTGCACGACCACATTAACGATCCTTATGTGAAGTTGGCGCAAAAAGAAGGCTACCGCGCGCGGGCTGCTTACAAGCTGAAAGAAATCGATGAAATGGACAAGCTGATCAAGCCTGGCCAGATCATCGTCGATCTTGGGTCCACGCCGGGCAGCTGGTCGCAATACGCCCGCAACAAGCTGGCGGGGCAGGATGGCGGCGGTATCCACGGCATGATCATCGGCCTCGACATCCTGCCGATGGAACCGATTGCCGACGTCTATTTCATCCAGGGCGACTTCCGTGAGGCCGACAGCCTGCGCCAGTTGGAGCGCTTGCTGGAGGGGCGCAAGGTTGATCTGGTGTTGTCCGACATGGCGCCCAACCTGTCTGGCATAGCGATATCCGATGCGGCGCGGGTTGAGGAAATTATCGATTTGGCAATTGAGTTTGCACAGTTGCACATGAAACCAAGTGGGGCTTTGCTGGCAAAATGCTTCAACGGCACTGGCTACAATGAAGTTCTGATGAAATTTCGCCAGGAATTCAAAACCGTGGCATCGAGAAAGCCCAAGGCCAGTCGCGACAAATCTTCAGAAATTTTCCTCTTGGGAAAGATATTGAAAAATCCACGCTAA
- the ftsH gene encoding ATP-dependent zinc metalloprotease FtsH, with product MNNMFSKAAIWVVIALVLFTVFKQFDGRGLAGGAGPIAYSDLITEIRAGHITDATIEGSSIVATTSDGKKVKTAITMLDRGLVGDLVNNNVKFEVKQPEEPSFLQQIFISWFPMILLLGVWIFFMRQMQGGGKGGAFSFGKSKARMLDENSNSVTFADVAGCDEAKEEVSELVDFLRDPTKFQKLGGRIPHGVLMVGPPGTGKTLLARAIAGEAKVPFFTISGSDFVEMFVGVGASRVRDMFENAKKHAPCIIFIDEIDAVGRHRGAGMGGGNDEREQTLNQMLVEMDGFEANSGVIVIAATNRSDVLDKALLRPGRFDRQVVVGLPDIRGREQILNVHMRKVPISTDVKADILARGTPGFSGADLANLVNEAALFAARRAKRLVEMQDFEDAKDKIVMGPERKSAVMREEERRNTAYHESGHAVVAKLLPKADPVHKVTIMPRGFALGLTWQLPEHDRINMYKDKMLEEIAILFGGRISEEIFMHQMSTGASNDFERATKLARAMVTRYGMSESLGTMVYEDTEQDAYFGRMSSKTVSEATQQKVDAEIRSILDQQYALSRRLLEENKEKVEAMTKALLDWETIDADQINDIMEGLEPRLPKAGSSVRKASSDSSSGGVSPNATAPA from the coding sequence GTGAACAACATGTTTTCCAAAGCCGCCATTTGGGTGGTTATTGCCCTGGTGCTTTTCACCGTATTCAAGCAGTTCGACGGGCGTGGGCTGGCCGGTGGAGCAGGGCCAATCGCCTACTCCGACCTGATTACGGAAATCCGGGCCGGGCATATCACCGATGCGACGATTGAAGGCAGCAGTATTGTTGCCACTACGTCGGACGGCAAGAAAGTGAAAACCGCCATCACGATGCTGGACCGCGGTCTGGTCGGCGACTTGGTCAACAATAACGTCAAATTCGAAGTCAAGCAGCCGGAAGAACCATCGTTCCTGCAGCAGATCTTCATCTCCTGGTTCCCGATGATCCTGTTGCTGGGCGTCTGGATTTTCTTCATGCGCCAGATGCAGGGCGGTGGCAAGGGCGGGGCATTCTCATTCGGCAAGTCGAAAGCGCGCATGCTGGACGAGAACAGCAATTCAGTCACGTTTGCTGACGTCGCAGGATGCGATGAGGCCAAGGAAGAAGTTTCCGAGCTGGTCGATTTCCTGCGTGACCCGACCAAATTCCAGAAGCTCGGCGGTCGTATTCCGCACGGTGTGCTGATGGTTGGTCCTCCAGGTACCGGTAAGACTTTGCTGGCGCGTGCAATTGCAGGCGAAGCGAAAGTACCGTTCTTCACCATTTCCGGTTCCGATTTTGTCGAAATGTTCGTCGGTGTCGGCGCATCGCGTGTGCGCGACATGTTTGAAAACGCCAAGAAGCATGCCCCTTGCATTATTTTCATCGATGAGATCGATGCGGTTGGCCGTCATCGCGGTGCGGGCATGGGCGGTGGTAACGATGAGCGTGAACAAACGCTGAACCAGATGCTGGTCGAGATGGATGGCTTCGAGGCCAATTCCGGCGTGATCGTGATCGCTGCAACCAACCGTTCCGATGTGCTGGACAAGGCTCTCTTGCGCCCGGGTCGTTTCGACCGTCAGGTGGTCGTCGGCTTGCCGGACATTCGGGGCCGCGAGCAGATCCTGAATGTGCATATGCGTAAAGTACCGATTTCGACTGACGTCAAAGCGGACATACTGGCTCGCGGTACGCCAGGTTTCTCTGGCGCCGATCTGGCCAATCTGGTCAATGAAGCCGCTCTGTTTGCAGCCCGTCGTGCAAAGCGCTTGGTGGAGATGCAAGACTTCGAGGACGCCAAGGACAAGATCGTCATGGGCCCTGAGCGTAAATCGGCTGTCATGCGTGAAGAAGAGCGTCGCAATACTGCGTATCACGAGTCCGGCCATGCCGTGGTTGCGAAACTGTTGCCGAAGGCTGATCCGGTGCACAAGGTCACGATCATGCCGCGTGGTTTTGCGCTTGGCCTGACCTGGCAGTTGCCGGAACATGATCGCATCAACATGTATAAGGACAAGATGCTGGAAGAGATTGCTATCTTGTTCGGCGGTCGTATTTCCGAAGAGATTTTCATGCACCAGATGTCGACCGGCGCTTCCAACGACTTTGAGCGCGCGACAAAGCTGGCGCGTGCGATGGTGACGCGTTACGGCATGTCGGAAAGCCTGGGCACCATGGTCTACGAAGATACTGAGCAGGATGCTTATTTTGGCCGCATGTCGTCCAAGACCGTATCCGAAGCGACGCAACAAAAGGTTGATGCGGAAATTCGCAGCATCCTCGATCAGCAATACGCTTTGTCGCGTCGCTTGCTAGAGGAAAACAAGGAAAAGGTCGAAGCCATGACCAAGGCTTTGCTGGATTGGGAAACCATTGACGCCGATCAGATCAACGACATCATGGAAGGTCTGGAGCCACGTTTGCCGAAAGCCGGCAGCTCGGTGCGCAAGGCATCTAGCGACAGTTCTTCCGGCGGTGTTTCGCCGAACGCTACAGCACCGGCCTGA
- the folP gene encoding dihydropteroate synthase has product MQQYFQCGRYRLPVNTPQARPLVMGILNVTPDSFSDGGRFHALEFALSHAEQMIADGVDIIDIGGESSRPGSPALSLEEELDRVMPAIYALRDCGKPLSIDTYKPGVMREAIAAGADLINDINGFRASGALEAVSDSDCGLCVMHMQADPQTMQFKPEYQDVVAEVSAFLSERVTVLEQAGVARNRISIDPGFGFGKTLAHNVALLQSIGDIQRKLDLPLLAGMSRKSMLGELTGKPLERRLAASLAAALAAVAQGAKIVRVHDVAETVDALAVWQAAQQ; this is encoded by the coding sequence ATGCAACAATATTTTCAATGCGGCCGTTACCGGCTGCCAGTCAATACGCCGCAAGCGAGACCCCTGGTGATGGGAATCCTCAACGTGACTCCCGACTCGTTTTCCGACGGCGGCAGATTCCATGCGCTTGAATTCGCCCTGTCGCACGCGGAGCAGATGATTGCTGACGGCGTCGATATCATTGATATCGGCGGCGAATCGAGTCGTCCTGGTAGTCCTGCGTTGTCGCTGGAAGAAGAGTTGGACCGGGTCATGCCGGCGATTTATGCCTTGCGCGATTGCGGCAAGCCGCTCTCTATCGATACATATAAGCCAGGCGTCATGCGCGAAGCGATTGCCGCCGGCGCTGACCTGATCAACGATATCAATGGTTTTCGCGCCTCGGGCGCTTTGGAGGCAGTGAGCGACAGCGACTGCGGCTTGTGTGTCATGCATATGCAGGCCGATCCGCAAACCATGCAATTCAAGCCCGAGTATCAGGATGTGGTGGCTGAAGTCAGCGCTTTTCTGAGCGAGCGCGTTACTGTCCTGGAGCAGGCCGGCGTTGCAAGAAATCGCATCAGCATTGATCCAGGCTTTGGCTTTGGCAAGACCTTGGCGCATAATGTTGCTTTGTTGCAAAGCATCGGCGATATTCAGCGCAAACTGGATTTGCCGCTGCTCGCTGGAATGTCACGTAAATCGATGCTAGGCGAACTCACCGGCAAGCCACTGGAGAGGCGCTTGGCTGCCAGCCTTGCTGCGGCTTTGGCGGCAGTCGCTCAGGGCGCCAAAATCGTACGGGTGCATGATGTGGCAGAGACTGTCGACGCCCTCGCGGTGTGGCAGGCGGCCCAGCAATGA
- the glmM gene encoding phosphoglucosamine mutase: MTRKYFGTDGVRGRVGVAPITPDFVMKLGYAAGKVLAQAKAGGGKPTVLIGKDTRVSGYMLEAALEAGFAAAGVDVMLAGPMPTPAIAYLTRALRLSAGVVISASHNPYEDNGIKFFSAQGNKLPDAVETAIEAALELPMDCVVSDKLGKAKRLDDAPGRYIEFCKSTFPNELDLRGLTIVVDSAHGAAYHIASHVFHELGADVIAIGNQPNGFNINEGFGATAPEALSLAVRANRADIGIALDGDADRLLMVDATGRIYNGDELLYVMVKDRMKIGAVKGAVGTLMTNMALEVAFRQMGVEFARAKVGDRYVLEVMKERGWSLGGEGSGHLLCLDKHTTGDGIVSALQVLSALRRTGETLAELTSDIALYPQTLINVKVSAGFDWQKNPAMVAEKEAVERELGDNGRVLIRASGTEPLIRVMVEAKSADLAQAMARRIADKVTA, from the coding sequence ATGACAAGAAAATATTTTGGCACTGACGGTGTACGGGGTCGTGTTGGCGTTGCGCCGATTACGCCAGATTTTGTAATGAAACTCGGCTATGCCGCCGGCAAGGTGCTGGCGCAGGCAAAAGCGGGCGGTGGCAAGCCGACGGTCCTGATTGGTAAAGATACCCGCGTATCCGGCTACATGCTGGAAGCCGCGTTGGAGGCCGGCTTTGCCGCTGCCGGCGTAGACGTCATGCTGGCCGGACCGATGCCGACGCCGGCGATCGCCTATTTGACTCGCGCCCTGCGATTATCCGCCGGGGTGGTGATATCGGCTTCGCATAATCCGTATGAAGATAACGGTATCAAATTCTTCTCGGCGCAAGGCAATAAATTGCCGGATGCCGTGGAAACTGCGATTGAAGCGGCGCTGGAATTGCCGATGGATTGCGTAGTATCCGATAAGCTCGGTAAGGCAAAGCGCCTGGATGATGCGCCGGGGCGTTACATCGAATTCTGCAAAAGCACCTTTCCCAACGAGCTCGACTTGCGTGGCCTGACGATCGTAGTCGATAGCGCCCATGGCGCCGCTTACCATATTGCATCACATGTATTCCACGAGCTGGGCGCTGACGTGATCGCCATCGGCAATCAGCCTAACGGCTTCAATATCAATGAAGGCTTTGGCGCTACTGCGCCGGAGGCATTGTCGTTGGCGGTGCGCGCTAACCGCGCGGACATTGGCATTGCCCTGGATGGCGATGCTGACCGTTTGCTGATGGTGGATGCAACCGGTCGCATCTACAACGGCGACGAACTGCTGTATGTGATGGTTAAGGATCGGATGAAGATCGGTGCGGTAAAAGGCGCGGTCGGTACCTTGATGACAAATATGGCGCTGGAAGTGGCGTTCCGTCAGATGGGCGTGGAATTCGCCCGCGCCAAGGTCGGAGATCGCTACGTGCTTGAGGTGATGAAAGAACGCGGTTGGAGTCTGGGTGGCGAGGGCTCCGGCCATCTGTTGTGCCTGGACAAGCACACTACCGGCGACGGCATCGTATCGGCATTGCAAGTGCTCTCGGCCTTGCGGCGCACCGGCGAAACCCTGGCCGAGCTGACCTCCGATATTGCGCTGTATCCGCAAACCCTGATTAACGTGAAGGTGAGCGCGGGCTTCGACTGGCAGAAAAATCCGGCGATGGTGGCAGAAAAGGAAGCTGTTGAGCGTGAGCTTGGCGATAATGGCCGCGTGTTGATTCGCGCCTCGGGCACGGAGCCGTTGATTCGGGTCATGGTCGAAGCCAAGAGCGCTGATCTCGCGCAAGCGATGGCGCGCCGGATTGCGGATAAAGTAACGGCTTGA
- a CDS encoding winged helix-turn-helix domain-containing protein — protein sequence MSKYQTHILIVEDEPGIAELLRFTLDDAGFSCEIAYSAAEARQAIVDVLPKAVLLDWMLPDTSGLALLQEWRGQLRSATLPVIMLTAKGMDEDKVRGLNAGADDYVTKPFSPKELIARIQALLRRKIPELGQSLLTHGLIRIDTDRYQVTVDNQEVELDQAEFKLLRFLVAHPDRIFSRAQLLDKVWGDHTFIEERTVDVHIMRLRKSLGAAADYVKTVRGVGYKLNAEPAA from the coding sequence ATGTCGAAATATCAAACCCACATTTTGATTGTCGAAGATGAGCCAGGCATCGCCGAGCTGCTGCGTTTCACGCTCGACGATGCAGGTTTTTCCTGTGAGATTGCGTATAGCGCCGCCGAGGCGCGTCAGGCCATTGTCGATGTCTTGCCAAAGGCTGTGTTGCTAGACTGGATGCTGCCGGATACATCTGGCCTGGCATTGCTGCAGGAATGGCGCGGACAGCTGCGTAGCGCCACGCTGCCGGTCATCATGCTGACCGCCAAGGGTATGGATGAGGATAAGGTCAGAGGCCTGAATGCGGGCGCCGACGATTACGTCACCAAACCGTTTTCTCCGAAAGAGTTGATCGCACGGATTCAAGCACTGTTAAGGCGCAAGATACCCGAGCTAGGGCAAAGCCTGCTGACACATGGCTTGATCCGGATCGATACCGACCGTTATCAGGTTACTGTCGATAATCAGGAAGTCGAGCTGGACCAGGCCGAATTCAAATTGTTGCGTTTCCTGGTGGCGCATCCGGATCGGATTTTTTCGCGCGCACAGTTGCTCGATAAAGTCTGGGGCGACCATACGTTCATCGAAGAGCGTACAGTCGACGTTCACATCATGCGCTTGCGCAAATCGCTCGGCGCGGCAGCAGACTATGTCAAAACCGTACGCGGCGTCGGTTATAAGCTTAACGCCGAACCGGCGGCGTGA
- the phoR gene encoding phosphate regulon sensor histidine kinase PhoR — protein sequence MRDTSTRSARKFWVPALLWFGLLSLIAVAIGAAFGAIVGLLFYSLSLASLLFLQMRSLYQIEQWLDAPVGRPRPKTWGMWAHAFAALDDIRHEDERSRAEMAEWLARFRQAMSLLPDGVVIVDGVMHLEWCNPAAQTHLGLDLKRDEGRLLTNLIRSPDFVDYMLSGRFEQPLPFMHHDRKILVQLISFESRRQILVTHDVTQNEKMDTMRRDFIANASHELRTPLTVINGFLEHALSSDMSEETRLRQLHLMAEQGQRMQRLVADMLTLTRLESLLQPPSGDTVRIKPLLTRIVEEARALSGGKHFITLREVQDVDLKGNRDELESAFVNLLSNAVRYTPDGGRIDVSWAMENDGATLTVIDDGIGIAAEHLSRLTERFYRVDKTRSRATQGTGLGLAIVKHVLLRHRGRLEISSEYGNGSRFKVIFQRAQLALRQD from the coding sequence GTGCGCGATACCAGTACGCGTAGCGCACGTAAATTCTGGGTGCCGGCGCTGCTCTGGTTTGGTCTTTTGTCCTTGATTGCGGTGGCTATCGGTGCTGCCTTTGGCGCCATCGTCGGCTTGCTGTTCTACAGCTTATCGCTGGCGAGCTTGCTGTTCCTGCAGATGCGCTCGCTCTATCAAATCGAACAATGGCTGGATGCTCCGGTCGGTCGTCCTCGGCCGAAAACCTGGGGCATGTGGGCGCATGCCTTCGCTGCGCTGGACGATATCCGGCATGAAGATGAACGTTCGCGCGCTGAAATGGCGGAGTGGCTGGCGCGTTTTCGTCAAGCCATGAGCCTTCTGCCGGATGGCGTGGTGATCGTCGACGGCGTGATGCACCTAGAGTGGTGTAACCCGGCCGCGCAAACCCATCTTGGGCTGGATCTGAAGCGCGATGAAGGGCGTTTGCTAACCAACCTGATTCGCTCCCCCGATTTCGTCGATTACATGCTCTCAGGCCGTTTTGAACAGCCTTTGCCGTTCATGCATCACGACAGGAAAATCCTTGTGCAATTGATTTCCTTCGAAAGCCGGCGCCAGATTCTGGTGACGCACGATGTCACGCAAAATGAAAAAATGGATACCATGCGGCGCGATTTCATCGCCAATGCATCGCACGAGTTACGCACGCCGCTCACTGTCATCAACGGTTTTCTTGAGCACGCCCTGAGTAGCGATATGAGCGAAGAAACCCGGTTGCGCCAGCTGCATTTGATGGCGGAGCAGGGACAGCGCATGCAGCGGCTGGTGGCCGACATGCTGACCTTGACCAGGCTGGAATCACTGTTGCAGCCACCTTCCGGCGATACAGTGCGTATCAAGCCTTTGTTAACCCGTATAGTGGAGGAGGCGAGAGCGCTCTCCGGCGGCAAGCACTTCATCACTTTACGGGAGGTGCAGGATGTCGACCTGAAGGGCAATCGCGATGAACTGGAAAGCGCGTTCGTCAACCTGCTGTCGAATGCGGTGCGCTACACGCCTGACGGCGGTCGTATCGATGTCAGTTGGGCGATGGAAAACGATGGTGCAACGCTGACCGTGATCGACGATGGCATAGGCATTGCGGCTGAACACTTGAGTCGGCTTACGGAACGTTTCTATCGCGTCGACAAAACCCGTTCACGCGCGACACAGGGAACAGGTCTCGGGCTGGCAATTGTGAAGCATGTGTTATTGCGCCATCGCGGTCGCCTTGAAATTTCTTCGGAGTATGGCAATGGCAGCCGCTTTAAAGTGATTTTTCAGCGTGCGCAATTAGCGTTGCGGCAGGATTAA
- a CDS encoding tetratricopeptide repeat protein, whose amino-acid sequence MLNSSSALANIDPLSAGFDVDQDGFIFYKNSLLFLPPKERGTFRLLLGAWPKVVEKKDFSKNVWAGRMSDDGLARCITRLRRALSYTGVVQIDSFYGQGYRLAILSDKVRRLSLVPATVHAPEKPDVVKPHAALVEACIHARQLLENRSQDAFSQAESILKNVISKAPDYMLAKLLLAQYVAERAFFDGNIQRSQIDDALSQLKLVQDAEPYLQGLQSQRGYLLDCKWHFDEARGAHEQALQMFPDDDAAFYRYGFHLLNRNAPSEAISAFRTAVQLNPFSPNMAGALVRAYACANIDPAEVLAQARSAYSSHPDSPYVYLQLLYILAMVDPQPELAHAARHFVQKNRYAHAQSSRAVAYILARCGNHAGALEVIEKHGSIHGIHLAALVAMGMIDEAMIKVKAAAETGFGVLPFSLSIPECAELKQHPDYPEVYAKVFSRMPPEISNSSAEED is encoded by the coding sequence AGATCCTTTATCAGCCGGGTTCGATGTAGACCAGGATGGCTTTATTTTTTACAAAAACTCACTTCTCTTTTTGCCTCCCAAGGAACGCGGAACCTTCCGCCTGCTGTTGGGCGCATGGCCAAAAGTGGTTGAAAAAAAAGATTTTTCAAAAAATGTTTGGGCCGGGCGCATGTCAGATGATGGTTTGGCGCGATGTATTACGCGGCTGCGCCGAGCCCTCTCCTATACCGGTGTAGTACAGATCGACTCCTTCTATGGTCAAGGTTATCGCTTGGCGATTTTGTCGGATAAGGTGCGGCGATTATCCCTTGTACCGGCGACGGTTCATGCCCCCGAAAAACCTGATGTAGTAAAGCCTCACGCCGCATTAGTCGAGGCTTGCATCCACGCCCGGCAACTACTGGAAAATCGTTCGCAGGATGCATTTTCCCAAGCGGAGTCAATACTCAAAAATGTCATTTCCAAAGCTCCCGACTATATGCTCGCCAAACTGTTACTTGCACAATACGTCGCCGAGAGAGCATTTTTTGATGGCAATATTCAGCGCTCACAAATTGACGATGCCCTTAGTCAATTAAAGTTAGTTCAAGATGCCGAACCCTATTTGCAAGGCCTGCAATCGCAGAGAGGTTACCTCTTGGATTGTAAATGGCATTTCGATGAAGCCAGGGGTGCACATGAACAAGCATTACAAATGTTTCCAGACGACGACGCCGCCTTTTACCGTTATGGGTTTCATCTATTAAACAGGAATGCTCCATCTGAGGCCATTAGCGCTTTTCGTACCGCTGTTCAACTCAATCCATTCTCGCCGAATATGGCCGGCGCGCTGGTACGTGCCTACGCTTGCGCAAATATTGATCCAGCCGAAGTACTGGCTCAAGCGCGAAGCGCATATTCATCTCATCCGGATAGTCCCTATGTTTATCTGCAACTACTCTACATACTAGCCATGGTTGATCCGCAACCGGAACTCGCCCATGCTGCACGTCATTTCGTACAAAAAAACCGCTACGCACACGCCCAATCGTCGAGGGCCGTGGCATACATACTTGCGCGTTGCGGTAATCATGCTGGGGCGCTGGAAGTCATTGAAAAGCATGGCAGTATCCATGGAATACATCTGGCAGCTTTAGTTGCAATGGGGATGATTGACGAAGCGATGATAAAAGTGAAGGCGGCAGCTGAAACCGGATTTGGCGTCTTGCCTTTTTCACTCAGCATTCCGGAATGTGCAGAGTTGAAACAACATCCAGACTATCCTGAGGTGTACGCCAAAGTGTTTTCCCGCATGCCTCCTGAAATAAGTAACAGCTCAGCGGAAGAAGATTGA